Below is a genomic region from Pirellulales bacterium.
TGCCTTTGTGGCATGTCGGTCATCATGTTTGCCCCGCGATCCTAACTCGCCAATGTTTCCCACACCTGGCGGTAATACTTCATCACGCGAATGGGATCGCCCGTCGGGGCTCCCTCTTCGAGCAAGGTCCAACCGTCGAAGTTTGCTCCCTTGAGCAGCGCGAATAACTCCGCCCACGGATACTCGCTCACCAGGTCGTGGATGTGGATCGTGCCCAGGCGGTTCTTGACCAGGTTGAAGTTGTGTTCGAGCCCCTCGCCCGAGAGATCCGCGGGATTGCAGTTCCAGCACACCACGGCGCCCGGCTGGTCGGCCACGTCCATGATGGTGCGGATATGAGGCAGCTCCGATGTGCCGCGACCGTGGACCTCGAGCCGGATCTCGACGCCGAAGTCCGCGCCGAAGGCGGCCGTTTCGTTCAGCGCGCGGCCGATCTGCTCGAGCGTCTTCGGCACCGGCACCTCGGCCGGCAGGCCGTTCGGGCGCACCTTGACGCCCGTGCCGCCGCAGTCGTGACAGAGTTGGATGAACGCTTTCGTCTCGTCGATGTTCTTCTTCAACACGGCCGGATCAGGTGAATGGAACTCGCAGGCGCTGCCGAATCCCACGAGCTCCACCGGGCTATCTTCGAAGCGTTTGGCGACGTCGCGACGAGCGGCGGCCGAGATCGACGGCTCGACCCCATGCTTGTGCCCGCTGCGCAGCTCGACACCGGCGAAGCCAGTCTCCTCGAGATTCTTGACGAGCGTGGGCAGATCCCATTCCGCGCCCCACATGTACGTGACGAGTCCCAATTGCATGGGGAGCCTCCCAGGGTTTCCGGAGCGGATTCGAGCGAACGGCAGGTGTGCTACAGGGGCCGCTTCGGCTTCTTGAGGAAGAAGTACAACAGCGCTCCCAGGCACGGTAACAGGATAATCACCAGCACCCACACAATCTTCTCGGGGCTCGAAGGCTGGTTCATCAGGCAGTCGATCAGCATCCACAGCCAGAAGGCGAAAAACACCACCTGCAGCAGCGAACCCGGCACACTACAGAGAAAACTGTTCAATCGATCGAACATGAGTCAGCTCCTTTTACTGCGGAACAACCTTCGCCGTAGGTCACGCACCCCGTACCTGACCTATACGAGCTCATCCAGTTCTTCGACCAGATGCTCGAAATGTTCGAGCGCGGTTTCGACCGGGCCGGGCTGCTCCATGTCGACCCCCGCGGCGCGCAGCAGGTCGAGCGGGAACTTCGAGCAGCCTCCCTTGAGGAAGCCCAGGTAATCGTCCAGCTCGCGCTTGCCCCCGTTCGTCACGCGCTCTGACAGGGCGATCGCCGCCGAGAGGCCGGTGGCGTACTTGTAGACGTAGAATCCGCGATAGAAGTGCGGAATCCGCAGACACTCCAAGTCCAACTGCGGATCGAGCGTGAAGTGGGGACCGAAATACTGCGTGAGCAGCTCGTGGTAGAGCTGCTTGAAGCGATCGAGCGTCAGCGGCTCGTTCGCCTCGCAGCTCGCGTGCGAGATCTTCTCGAATTCGGCGAACATGGTCTGGCGGATGAGCGTGCCGCGAATCTGGTCGATTTCGCGATTGACCAGGTAGGCCCGCTCGCTCTTGTCGCGCGCCTTCGACATGAGGTGCTTGCTGAGCAGTTGTTCGTTGAACGTGCTCGCCACCTCGGCCACGAAGATCGTGTAGTTGTAGTACTGGTAGGGCTGATGTTTGGCCGAGTAGTAGGAGTGCATCGAGTGCCCCGCCTCGTGGGCGAGGGTGAAGACGTGATCGAGCACGTCCTGCTGGTAGTTCATCAGGATGTAGGGATCGCCGTCGAACGTGCCGCAACTGAAGGCGCCGCTCTGCTTGCCCTGGTTCTCGTAGCGATCGCACCAGCGTCCCGACAGCCCGCGCTCGAGGACCGCGCAATAGTCGCTCCCCAGGGGCTCGAGCGCCGTGATGCACGCCTTGACCGCCTGAGCCCAGGTGTGCCGCTTCTCGATATCGCTGAGGATCGGCACGTAGGTGTCGTAGTGGTGGATA
It encodes:
- a CDS encoding sugar phosphate isomerase/epimerase, translated to MQLGLVTYMWGAEWDLPTLVKNLEETGFAGVELRSGHKHGVEPSISAAARRDVAKRFEDSPVELVGFGSACEFHSPDPAVLKKNIDETKAFIQLCHDCGGTGVKVRPNGLPAEVPVPKTLEQIGRALNETAAFGADFGVEIRLEVHGRGTSELPHIRTIMDVADQPGAVVCWNCNPADLSGEGLEHNFNLVKNRLGTIHIHDLVSEYPWAELFALLKGANFDGWTLLEEGAPTGDPIRVMKYYRQVWETLAS
- a CDS encoding PLDc_N domain-containing protein, which codes for MFDRLNSFLCSVPGSLLQVVFFAFWLWMLIDCLMNQPSSPEKIVWVLVIILLPCLGALLYFFLKKPKRPL